In a genomic window of Amphiprion ocellaris isolate individual 3 ecotype Okinawa chromosome 11, ASM2253959v1, whole genome shotgun sequence:
- the frmpd4 gene encoding FERM and PDZ domain-containing protein 4 isoform X5 codes for MRRDPVLGFGFVAGSEKPVVVRSVTPGGPSEGKLIPGDEIIMINDEPVSSAPRERVIDLVRSCKESILLTVVQPYPSPKSAFISAAKKAKLKTNPVKVRFAEEVIINGQIPETVKDNSLLFMPNVLKVYLENGQTKSFKFDSSTSIKDVILTLQEKLSIKSIEHFSLMLEQRAEGSASKLMLLHEQEMLTQVTQRPGSHKMKCFFRITFVPKDPVDLLRRDAVAFEYLYVQSCNDVVLERFGSELKYDMALRLAALQMYILTINTKQTQKVSLKYIEKEWGLALFLPPAVLSSMKEKNIKKALTHILKTNQNLVPPGKKLTALQAKVHYLKYLSDLRLYGGRVFKSTLVQGEKHTEVTLLVGPKYGISHVINTKTNLVALLADFSHVNRIEMYTEDENRVRVELHVLDVKPITLLMESVDAMNLACLTAGYYRLLVDSRRSIFNVAKNTDNMDTSHAARVKQNYQAIECTYSTPHKGCEDRNNQRCSQDYSDPECEYLDHGRCEGQPIYVTEIHQPQHSIQMTQRAECCRIPCSQTYLNVPRQKPQDSSRSAKVSFIFGDPPLDSVNPQNLGYQRLMDEGPEILDNHSPMYRRLEEDYKMMDAIEDGYQYSTKIFSPSECIEEPLLHDICYAETTDDAEDEDDISCEEDMVMSDTDKPTLLSLSGSSDDIIDLTSLPPPPEGNDEEDNDVLLHSLNMAIAAPPPGFRDSSDEEEQQGAGIRAQGACNDIPVSLIDSVPTHGAEGPGEPLDDAVVSTLQALEALAASEEQSPAQSESSTGVEISRAFSPESSDSGNETNSSEMTESSELATAQRLSESHLRMHVAMAEAYHAMNEEKTEVSAPSDGRAGAMQYNPQEHQEEEAKSSAVASSQIFHSDGGEMEPETMEIKSVSEYFTKMHMGSVMSRQRGKQRETESRNQGNTCESSDKSHTASQDSAKEEAPHLVGKYNAFTVRDSYYMNQLDLGRTHFKDRHQKWQQRVSGNKMAENLAPECVNDSQASHADRLTAKGEKQDSDERSQQRNAHLISPSKGPVPAEGDAAAQDNEQQQAKPSEQDVTRLYDYHVSKRMSSIQSEGIHSLQSSQCSSIDAGCSTGSSSCVTPMDSPLCATDNMHVLSESSLKGLSYVPPEEKAYGAPGQGKPGHPMDPTLLRKIHAATSAEPGFGTTRDGSHRMPKIKETTACTQLKKAGEESSLALCNETSTTTTTMSPSSLRSSTEPSGLTQASPEPDPHALAFPSSGCSCDPTAGSLRKPRRVRMLRRSWSTLMPGSKSLEALLEKTKATLTGKNDGQNSKSQDPPKVWRTFSAKTLPKSLSHGSVASNSSGRRLLRGASLLLTESTAPRLDAATWRCHGPFSHCFLRRKSSTHSGDDDGEIPPQALFSDSSVSSGGKEKTILKADSKAEQSNMASAMNDMSLQARLACINSMKGKTYSLHTGFALARKDALDMISILRSSVGRSAKGDVPEVTDADMETFSQLLFMQAKVLSGACSQMAMEYSSPEELLLTLTHSFHTLCCLTQACMSLVEGLSTESERREVVAKVDEVVMNYVCLLKAAEAASGGSASDQSVNALTHYSGTMSAIINTLTHSLTTLLNKKTVVILS; via the exons GAGCTGCAAAGAGTCCATATTACTGACTGTTGTTCAGCCGTACCCA TCACCCAAATCGGCATTCATCAGCGCAGCCAAAAAGGCCAAATTAAAGACTAATCCTGTTAAAGTCCGCTTTGCTGAAGAGGTCATCATCAATGGACAGATCCCA GAAACTGTGAAGGACAACTCCCTTCTTTTTATGCCAAATGTTCTAAAGGTGTACCTGGAAAATGGGCAGactaaatcatttaaatttgacAGCAGCACATCCATTAAG gACGTCATCCTGACCCTGCAAGAAAAGCTATCCATTAAGAGCATCGAGCACTTCTCTCTGATGCTGGAGCAAAGAGCTGAGGGATCTGCCAGCAAACTCATGCTCCTGCACGAGCAGGAGATGCTAACTCAG GTGACACAGAGGCCAGGGTCACACAAGATGAAGTGCTTTTTTCGGATTACTTTTGTCCCAAAGGATCCCGTGGACCTTCTTAGGAGAGATGCAGTAGCATTTGAGTACCTGTATGTTCAG AGCTGTAATGATGTTGTATTGGAAAGATTTGGGTCAGAGCTGAAATACGACATGGCTCTCCGTCTGGCTGCCTTGCAAATGTATATTCTAACCATCAATACCAAACAGACTCAGAAAGTTTCCCTGAAGTATATTGA GAAGGAGTGGGGATTGGCGTTGTTCCTGCCTCCTGCAGTGCTGTCTAGCATGAAAGAGAAGAACATCAAAAAAGCCCTCACTCACATCCTCAAAACCAACCAAAACCTGGTGCCGCCTGGCAAAAAG CTGACTGCCTTGCAGGCAAAGGTCCATTATCTGAAGTATCTCAGTGACTTGAGGCTTTATGGAGGACGTGTGTTTAAATCCACGCTAGTT CAAGGCGAGAAGCACACGGAAGTGACTTTGCTGGTGGGACCCAAATATGGCATCAGTCATGTGATTAACACCAAAACAAACCTGGTTGCACTTCTGGCTGATTTTAGTCATGTCAACCGCATTGAGATGTATACAGAAGATGAGAACAGGGTTAGAGTGGAACTACATGTTCTGGACGTAAAG CCCATCACTCTCTTAATGGAGTCTGTTGATGCAATGAATCTGGCCTGTTTGACTGCTGGCTACTACAGATTACTGGTGGACTCTCGGCGCTCCATCTTCAATGTGGCCAAAAACACAGATAATATGGACACAA GTCATGCAGCAAGAGTAAAGCAGAACTACCAGGCCATTGAGTGTACATACAGTACACCCCACAAAGGATGTGAAGACAGAAACAACCAGAGGTGCAGCCAAGATTATTCTGACCCGGAGTGCGAATACCTCGACCATGGCAGATGTGAAGGCCAACCCATCTATGTAACTGAGATCCACCAGCCCCAGCACTCAATTCAAATGACCCAGAGAGCAGAGTGCTGCAGAATCCCTTGTTCCCAAACCTATCTCAATGTTCCAAGGCAGAAACCCCAGGACTCCTCCAGGAGTGCAAAGGTCTCCTTCATATTTGGAGACCCTCCCTTAGACAGCGTAAACCCTCAAAATCTGGGCTACCAGAGACTGATGGATGAAGGCCCGGAGATTCTAGACAATCACAGCCCCATGTACAGGCGTCTCGAGGAAGACTATAAGATGATGGATGCCATAGAAGACGGGTATCAGTACTCCACTAAAATCTTTAGTCCTAGCGAGTGCATCGAGGAGCCTCTGCTGCATGATATCTGCTACGCTGAGACAACAGATGACGCAGAGGATGAGGATGACATCAGCTGTGAGGAAGACATGGTGATGAGTGACACTGACAAGCCTACACTGCTCTCGCTCTCAGGGTCCAGCGATGACATCATTGACTTGACCTCCCTCCCCCCCCCACCGGAGGGTAATGACGAGGAGGACAATGACGTACTGCTGCACTCTCTTAACATGGCCattgctgctcctcctcctggttTCAGGGACAGCTCTGATGAGGAGGAGCAGCAAGGGGCTGGAATTCGGGCCCAGGGAGCCTGCAATGATATCCCAGTGTCTCTCATAGATTCAGTGCCCACCCACGGAGCAGAGGGCCCCGGGGAGCCtctggatgatgcagtggtgtCCACCTTACAGGCACTCGAGGCCCTTGCTGCATCTGAGGAACAGAGTCCAGCACAGTCAGAGAGTAGCACAG GTGTAGAAATATCACGAGCATTTAGCCCCGAGTCTTCAGATTCTGGCAATGAGACAAACTCCTCTGAGATGACAGAGAGCTCTGAGTTGGCCACCGCTCAGAGACTTTCAGAGAGCCACCTGAGAATGCATGTAGCCATGGCCGAAGCATACCATGCCATGAATGAAGAAAAGACAGAGGTGAGTGCACCGAGTGATGGCAGAGCAGGAGCTATGCAGTACAACCCTCAGGAGcatcaggaggaggaggcgaaATCTTCTGCTGTGGCATCCTCACAGATATTTCACTCGGATGGCGGTGAGATGGAGCCAGAGACTATGGAAATAAAATCAGTGAGTGAATATTTCACTAAAATGCACATGGGCTCAGTGATGAGCAGGCAGAGAGGTaaacagagggagacagagagcagaaaccAAGGAAACACCTGTGAATCCTCCGATAAGTCGCACACGGCCTCGCAAGACTCGGCTAAGGAAGAGGCCCCTCATCTTGTGGGGAAGTATAACGCTTTCACTGTGAGAGATTCCTATTACATGAATCAACTTGATCTGGGTCGAACTCACTTTAAAGACAGGCATCAAAAATGGCAGCAGAGAGTGTCCGGGAACAAAATGGCAGAGAATCTTGCTCCAGAATGTGTGAATGACTCACAGGCTTCCCACGCAGACAGGTTGACAGCAAAGGGAGAGAAGCAGGACTCAGATGAAAGAAGCCAACAGCGAAATGCCCATCTCATCTCCCCATCCAAAGGGCCCGTCCCTGCAGAGGGAGATGCTGCTGCACAGGATAACGAGCAGCAGCAAGCGAAGCCCTCAGAGCAAGACGTCACACGGTTATACGACTACCACGTGAGCAAGCGCATGTCATCGATACAAAGTGAAGGCATTCATTCCCTCCAGAGCTCACAGTGCTCCTCTATAGATGCCGGTTGTAgcacaggcagcagcagctgtgtcacCCCCATGGATTCTCCCCTTTGTGCCACAGACAATATGCATGTACTGTCCGAGTCCTCGCTCAAGGGGCTGAGCTACGTCCCGCCCGAGGAGAAGGCTTATGGGGCCCCGGGGCAGGGGAAGCCGGGCCATCCCATGGACCCGACCCTGCTGAGGAAGATTCATGCAGCTACCAGCGCTGAGCCTGGCTTCGGGACGACACGGGATGGCAGTCACAGGATGCCCAAGATAAAAGAAACCACAG CTTGCACACAGCTGAAGAAGGCTGGGGAAGAGTCATCTTTAGCTCTCTGTAATGAGACCAgtaccaccaccacaaccatgTCACCTTCATCATTACGAAGTAGCACAGAGCCCAGTGGGCTAACACAGGCCAGCCCTGAGCCCGACCCACACGCCCTGGCTTTCCCCTCAAGCGGATGCTCGTGTGACCCTACAGCAGGCAGCCTCAGGAAGCCACGCAGGGTTCGGATGctcaggaggagctggagcacCTTAATGCCAGGTTCTAAGAGCTTGGAAGCACTGTTAGAAAAGACCAAAGCCACACTTACAGGGAAGAACGACGGTCAAAATTCGAAGTCCCAAGATCCCCCAAAAGTGTGGAGGACATTCTCAGCCAAAACCTTACCTAAAAGCTTGTCCCATGGTTCAGTCGCCTCTAATTCGTCTGGTAGACGGCTGCTAAGAGGAGCCTCTCTGTTGCTGACAGAGTCAACGGCACCGAGGCTGGATGCTGCTACGTGGAGGTGCCATGGGCCGTTCAGTCACTGCTTCCTCAGGAGAAAGTCAAGCACTCACAGCGGGGATGACGATGGAGAGATACCCCCACAAGCTCTGTTCTCTGACAGCTCGGTTTCTTCCGGTGGCAAGGAAAAAACTATCCTGAAAGCAGACAGTAAGGCTGAGCAGAGCAACATGGCCTCAGCTATGAATGACATGAGCCTACAAGCAAGACTTGCTTGTATAAATTCGATGAAGGGAAAAACCTACAGCCTTCACACAGGGTTTGCACTTGCACGGAAGGATGCCTTAGACATGATAAGCATATTACGTTCCAGCGTAGGCCGCTCGGCCAAAGGTGACGTGCCCGAGGTCACCGACGCTGACATGGAAACATTCTCCCAGCTGCTTTTCATGCAGGCCAAAGTGCTGAGTGGCGCCTGCAGTCAGATGGCCATGGAGTACAGCAGCCCAGAAGAGCTGCTGCTCACACTGACGCACAGCTTCCACACACTGTGTTGTTTGACGCAAGCCTGCATGTCACTAGTGGAAGGCCTGAGCACCGAGAGCGAACGGCGAGAGGTGGTAGCCAAGGTGGATGAGGTCGTCATGAACTACGTGTGTCTGCTGAAAGCTGCTGAAGCGGCTTCGGGAGGCTCCGCCAGTGACCAAAGTGTGAATGCATTGACACATTACTCTGGCACCATGTCTGCTATTATAAACACACTAACTCACTCACTGACAACACTGctcaacaaaaaaactgttgttaTTTTATCCTGA